One Candidatus Desulfatibia profunda genomic window, AGTTTACTATGATCCGCCAATTGACCCTGATGGCTTATAAGCTTGAAAACGATTTCCTTGTCTTGTACCAGGTTGGTCCACATGAAAACTTTTACAGGAATCTGAAAAAATATCTAAGAGAAATTGGAGGTTAAAATGCTGACAGCCGAAAAAGTCATAAAGGAAATATACCTTCTTTCAACAGAGGAAAGAGAAAAAGTTGCTCGCCATATTATAGAATTTGGCATAAAAGGCCCACATCCAAATGTTCCTGAGATACTGGACATAAAAGGATGGCAGGATGAAATTGCAAGAAAGCCGTTTAATCTAAAAC contains:
- a CDS encoding type II toxin-antitoxin system RelE/ParE family toxin, translated to MKKLPRHFQQVVLDAVEDVLADPDVGELKKGDLEGFRVHKFTMIRQLTLMAYKLENDFLVLYQVGPHENFYRNLKKYLREIGG
- a CDS encoding DNA-binding protein — protein: MLTAEKVIKEIYLLSTEEREKVARHIIEFGIKGPHPNVPEILDIKGWQDEIARKPFNLK